In Raphanus sativus cultivar WK10039 chromosome 5, ASM80110v3, whole genome shotgun sequence, the following proteins share a genomic window:
- the LOC108858757 gene encoding probable xyloglucan endotransglucosylase/hydrolase protein 11 isoform X2 encodes MKMSGPHEKILLLIGIMVLTVAARAIDEDLTGFVTWGHNYYKTWGHPALVINETSELDLTLDHKSGSGFESNSIYGSGSFSMKIKAPQTKSTRVVTSFYLRSKSSRNDQLCFQIFGNGPAYLLNTNIIINGEGAKDQRFRLWFDPTKKYHSYRFLWNQHQLVFYVDDTPIRVYKKNPSIPYPSGQTMFMHGSVKNGSIVDPNEMPYTAKFQASTIDGCVTDFLDIEKCFGPQFWWNRKENWQLSSRERKMYMSARKVYMDYDYCSDRKLYPKVPKECKSRN; translated from the exons atgaagatGAGTGGACCTCATGAGAAGATTCTTCTACTGATCGGTATAATGGTTTTAACGGTCGCAGCGAGGGCTATAGATGAAGACCTTACTGGGTTCGTGACATGGGGCCATAATTACTACAAAACATGGGGACATCCAGCTCTGGTTATTAACGAAACCTCCGAGCTCGACCTCACCCTCGATCATAAATCTG GGTCAGGTTTTGAATCAAACTCGATATACGGATCAGGATCTTTCAGTATGAAAATCAAGGCACCCCAAACCAAGTCCACGAGAGTCGTTACTTCTTTCTAC CTAAGATCCAAATCAAGCCGCAATGACCAGTTATGTTTCCAGATTTTTGGAAATGGGCCAGCGTATTTGCtgaatacaaatataattataaacgGTGAAGGAGCTAAAGATCAGAGGTTTCGTCTTTGGTTTGATCCAACAAAAAAATACCATTCATATAGGTTTCTTTGGAACCAACATCAACTTGT GTTCTATGTAGATGATACACCGATCCGGGTGTACAAGAAGAATCCAAGCATTCCGTATCCATCAGGGCAAACAATGTTCATGCATGGGAGTGTGAAAAACGGATCGATAGTTGACCCCAATGAGATGCCTTACACTGCTAAGTTCCAGGCATCAACAATTGATGGGTGTGTAACTGATTTTTTAGACATAGAGAAATGCTTTGGTCCTCAATTTTGGTGGAATCGCAAAGAAAATTGGCAGCTAAGctctagagagagaaaaatgtATATGAGTGCAAGGAAAGTGTACATGGATTATGACTATTGCTCTGACAGAAAGCTATATCCAAAGGTGCCTAAAGAATGCAAAAGTCGCAATTAG
- the LOC108858757 gene encoding probable xyloglucan endotransglucosylase/hydrolase protein 11 isoform X1, with protein MKMSGPHEKILLLIGIMVLTVAARAIDEDLTGFVTWGHNYYKTWGHPALVINETSELDLTLDHKSGSGFESNSIYGSGSFSMKIKAPQTKSTRVVTSFYLRSKSSRNDQLCFQIFGNGPAYLLNTNIIINGEGAKDQRFRLWFYVDDTPIRVYKKNPSIPYPSGQTMFMHGSVKNGSIVDPNEMPYTAKFQASTIDGCVTDFLDIEKCFGPQFWWNRKENWQLSSRERKMYMSARKVYMDYDYCSDRKLYPKVPKECKSRN; from the exons atgaagatGAGTGGACCTCATGAGAAGATTCTTCTACTGATCGGTATAATGGTTTTAACGGTCGCAGCGAGGGCTATAGATGAAGACCTTACTGGGTTCGTGACATGGGGCCATAATTACTACAAAACATGGGGACATCCAGCTCTGGTTATTAACGAAACCTCCGAGCTCGACCTCACCCTCGATCATAAATCTG GGTCAGGTTTTGAATCAAACTCGATATACGGATCAGGATCTTTCAGTATGAAAATCAAGGCACCCCAAACCAAGTCCACGAGAGTCGTTACTTCTTTCTAC CTAAGATCCAAATCAAGCCGCAATGACCAGTTATGTTTCCAGATTTTTGGAAATGGGCCAGCGTATTTGCtgaatacaaatataattataaacgGTGAAGGAGCTAAAGATCAGAGGTTTCGTCTTTG GTTCTATGTAGATGATACACCGATCCGGGTGTACAAGAAGAATCCAAGCATTCCGTATCCATCAGGGCAAACAATGTTCATGCATGGGAGTGTGAAAAACGGATCGATAGTTGACCCCAATGAGATGCCTTACACTGCTAAGTTCCAGGCATCAACAATTGATGGGTGTGTAACTGATTTTTTAGACATAGAGAAATGCTTTGGTCCTCAATTTTGGTGGAATCGCAAAGAAAATTGGCAGCTAAGctctagagagagaaaaatgtATATGAGTGCAAGGAAAGTGTACATGGATTATGACTATTGCTCTGACAGAAAGCTATATCCAAAGGTGCCTAAAGAATGCAAAAGTCGCAATTAG